In Malus sylvestris chromosome 16, drMalSylv7.2, whole genome shotgun sequence, the following are encoded in one genomic region:
- the LOC126606811 gene encoding small heat shock protein, chloroplastic-like, translated as MSQAIANFSLFSPNVICKNQKCAIPVFSKPIHGGGRFSYGKNRIKAMAGDARDNLDHLQRTVKLQQQQQQQQAQPRKRAAPAPPIGLWDRFPTARTVQQMMETMERMMEDPLAYSGGYTPPLPREAGVYGGGRTPWEIKEGESDYKMRFDMPGMTKEDVKVWVEDKMLVVKAEKAAKKTENGVNGVLSENGEVWSAKSYGRCSSRIALPENIQFEEIKAEVKDGVLYITIP; from the exons ATGTCTCAGGCTATAGCAAATTTCAGCCTCTTTTCTCCCAATGTCATCTGCAAAAACCAAAAATGTGCGATACCAGTTTTTTCCAAACCAATTCATGGCGGTGGACGTTTTAGCTACGGTAAGAACAGAATCAAGGCCATGGCAGGCGATGCACGAGACAACCTCGACCACTTGCAGAGGACCGTCAagctccaacaacaacaacaacaacaacaagccCAGCCTAGAAAGAGAGCTGCCCCAGCGCCACCCATCG GGTTGTGGGATCGGTTTCCAACGGCGAGGACGGTGCAGCAGATGATGGAAACAATGGAGAGGATGATGGAGGACCCATTGGCCTACTCTGGCGGGTACACGCCGCCATTGCCAAGAGAGGCAGGAGTGTACGGCGGGGGACGGACGCCATGGGAGATCAAAGAAGGGGAGAGTGATTACAAGATGAGATTCGACATGCCGGGGATGACGAAAGAGGACGTGAAGGTGTGGGTGGAGGATAAAATGCTGGTTGTGAAGGCTGAGAAGGCGGCCAAGAAGACGGAGAATGGGGTG aatggcgt cttatcagaaAACGGGGAGGTGTGGTCTGCCAAGAGCTATGGGAGGTGCAGCAGTAGGATTGCGTTGCCGGAGAATATTCAGTTTGAGGAGATCAAGGCTGAGGTTAAAGATGGGGTCTTGTATATTACTATTCCGTAG